In the Grimontia kaedaensis genome, one interval contains:
- the argH gene encoding argininosuccinate lyase, with amino-acid sequence MALWGGRFSQAADTRFKQFNDSLRFDYRLAEQDIVGSIAWSKALRSVGVLSEIEQQRLELALNEIKLAVMEDPEQILRSDAEDIHSWVEQQLIAKVGDLGKKLHTGRSRNDQVATDLKLWCRQQGQQLLLALDKLQNQMVKVAAENQNTVLPGYTHLQRAQPVTFAHWCLAYVEMFERDYSRLSDALNRLDTCPLGSGALAGTAYPIDREALAHSLGFRRATRNSLDSVSDRDHVMELMSVASVSMLHLSRMAEDLIFYNSGESNFVELADAVTSGSSLMPQKKNPDALELIRGKTGRVYGAMSAMMMTVKALPLAYNKDMQEDKEGLFDALDTWFDCIEMAALCFDGIKINKDRTLEAAMQGYSNATELADYLVAKGIPFREAHHIVGVAVVAAIEKGCALEELSLEDMKQFSPVIDEDVYPILTIESCLEKRCALGGVAPNQVEYAISQAEKRLEKRYSPSVKVRGARLTDLDAIEGMVVYWAGLGENLPRERNELVRDIGSFAVAEHQGEVTGCASLYVYDSGLAEVRSLGVEAGWQNQGQGSAIVQHLLKKASGMAIKKVFVLTRVPEFFMRQGFIPTSKSLLPEKVMKDCDRCPRLHACDEVALEFTFDQDRLIAKANVA; translated from the coding sequence ATGGCGTTATGGGGCGGAAGGTTTAGTCAGGCAGCAGACACGCGGTTCAAGCAGTTTAACGATTCGTTGCGTTTTGACTATCGCCTCGCGGAGCAGGACATCGTAGGTTCAATTGCCTGGTCAAAGGCACTGCGCTCAGTGGGCGTTTTGTCTGAGATTGAGCAGCAACGCCTCGAGCTTGCACTGAATGAAATCAAGCTGGCTGTGATGGAAGATCCAGAGCAGATCCTGCGCTCTGACGCTGAAGACATTCATAGCTGGGTCGAGCAGCAACTGATTGCTAAAGTAGGCGATTTGGGTAAAAAGCTGCACACTGGTCGCTCGCGTAACGATCAGGTGGCGACTGACCTTAAGCTTTGGTGTCGTCAGCAGGGTCAACAGCTTCTCCTTGCACTCGATAAACTGCAAAACCAGATGGTAAAAGTCGCGGCAGAGAATCAGAACACGGTACTGCCGGGCTACACTCACCTTCAACGTGCCCAACCAGTGACATTTGCACACTGGTGTCTGGCTTACGTTGAAATGTTCGAGCGTGACTACTCGCGCTTGAGCGATGCACTGAACCGCTTGGACACCTGCCCGCTGGGCTCTGGTGCTCTGGCAGGGACGGCGTATCCGATTGATCGTGAGGCATTGGCTCACAGCCTGGGTTTCCGCCGTGCAACCCGCAACAGTCTGGACTCTGTTTCTGACCGTGACCATGTGATGGAGCTGATGTCTGTGGCATCGGTTTCTATGCTTCACCTGTCGCGTATGGCGGAAGATCTGATTTTCTACAACTCAGGCGAGTCCAACTTTGTTGAGCTTGCAGACGCGGTGACCTCAGGTTCATCCCTGATGCCACAGAAGAAGAACCCGGACGCGCTTGAGCTTATCCGTGGTAAGACGGGCCGCGTTTATGGCGCCATGTCTGCGATGATGATGACAGTGAAAGCACTGCCGCTTGCATACAACAAAGACATGCAGGAAGACAAAGAAGGGCTGTTCGACGCGCTCGACACCTGGTTTGACTGTATTGAAATGGCAGCGCTTTGTTTTGATGGCATCAAAATCAACAAAGATCGCACGCTGGAAGCCGCGATGCAGGGGTACTCTAACGCGACTGAGCTTGCGGATTACCTGGTTGCCAAGGGAATTCCTTTCCGTGAAGCGCACCATATCGTGGGTGTCGCTGTGGTCGCCGCCATTGAAAAAGGTTGTGCGCTGGAAGAGTTGTCTCTTGAGGACATGAAGCAGTTCTCGCCAGTGATTGACGAGGATGTTTATCCAATTCTCACCATTGAATCCTGTCTTGAGAAGCGCTGTGCGCTGGGTGGTGTGGCGCCGAATCAGGTGGAATACGCCATTAGTCAGGCAGAGAAGCGTTTGGAGAAACGTTACTCACCAAGCGTGAAAGTACGTGGCGCGCGTCTTACTGACCTCGATGCGATTGAAGGCATGGTAGTTTACTGGGCGGGACTGGGTGAAAACCTACCGCGTGAACGTAATGAACTGGTTCGTGATATAGGCTCGTTTGCCGTTGCGGAGCATCAGGGTGAAGTGACAGGTTGTGCGTCGCTCTACGTTTATGATTCAGGCCTTGCGGAAGTGCGCTCTTTGGGCGTGGAAGCTGGCTGGCAGAATCAAGGGCAGGGCAGCGCGATTGTTCAACACCTGCTGAAAAAAGCGAGTGGCATGGCCATCAAGAAAGTGTTTGTGCTGACCCGTGTACCAGAGTTCTTTATGCGTCAGGGCTTTATTCCAACCTCTAAATCTTTGCTGCCTGAAAAGGTGATGAAAGACTGTGACCGCTGTCCACGCCTTCATGCGTGTGATGAAGTGGCACTGGAGTTTACCTTTGATCAGGACAGATTGATTGCTAAAGCCAACGTGGCGTAA
- a CDS encoding DUF3624 domain-containing protein, whose amino-acid sequence MSCRFCKDASLTIRAKLGRCKRCMIQLAVMNLVLWPMWFIGFSDTPKSIESITLLFGAGASAILLSLHLILMPFRMNAPEPKK is encoded by the coding sequence ATGAGTTGCCGATTCTGCAAAGACGCCTCTCTCACTATTCGCGCCAAACTCGGCCGCTGCAAACGTTGCATGATTCAACTTGCCGTGATGAATCTGGTGCTTTGGCCAATGTGGTTTATCGGGTTTAGTGACACACCGAAATCGATAGAGTCCATCACCCTGCTCTTTGGTGCAGGTGCCAGCGCAATTTTGCTCTCCCTTCATCTCATTCTGATGCCGTTTCGGATGAATGCGCCCGAGCCCAAAAAATAG
- a CDS encoding dihydrolipoyl dehydrogenase — MKTLNVDVAVIGGGTAGLGAYRAAKAHADNVVIIEGGPYGTTCARVGCMPSKLLIAAAEAVHHIEKAPGFGVHPQGEIKINGREVMDRVKRERDRFVGFVLEGVDDIPAEDKIAGYAKFIDDNTLVVDDHTRIEAKRIVIATGSRPTWPAPWNDLGDRLIVNDDVFDWDDLPESVAVFGPGVIGLELGQSLHRLGVKVKVFGVGGQVGPLTDPTVMAYADKAFNEEFYLDADAKVEEMVREGEKVHIRYLDKQGQEQRVEVDYVLAATGRRPNVDKLDIENTGMELDARGVPTADSYTMQTSVASIFISGDASNQIPLLHEAADQGRIAGDNAGRFPDIRAGLRRSKIAAVFSDPQIAMVGETYKEITARLGTCGCFETGVVSFEGQGRSRVMLRNKGVLHVYGEQGTGRFLGAEMMGPNAEHLAHLLAWAHQNQMTISQMLDMPFYHPVIEEGVRTALRDLNAKLHLGPEMIKHCLDCGPGC, encoded by the coding sequence ATGAAAACCTTGAATGTAGATGTCGCTGTCATTGGTGGAGGAACCGCAGGTCTGGGTGCTTACCGCGCAGCCAAAGCACACGCCGACAATGTTGTGATCATCGAAGGCGGTCCTTATGGCACGACCTGTGCGCGGGTTGGCTGTATGCCATCGAAACTTCTGATTGCCGCTGCTGAAGCCGTTCACCACATCGAAAAAGCGCCGGGTTTTGGCGTGCATCCTCAAGGTGAAATTAAAATCAATGGCCGCGAAGTGATGGATCGTGTGAAACGTGAGCGCGACCGTTTCGTTGGCTTTGTTCTCGAAGGTGTTGATGACATCCCGGCAGAAGACAAAATCGCTGGTTACGCCAAGTTTATTGACGACAATACTCTCGTCGTAGACGACCACACCCGCATCGAAGCAAAACGCATTGTGATTGCGACGGGCTCACGCCCAACATGGCCGGCGCCATGGAATGATTTGGGTGACCGTCTGATCGTGAACGATGACGTATTCGATTGGGATGATTTGCCAGAATCTGTCGCTGTATTTGGTCCAGGCGTTATCGGTCTTGAGCTTGGTCAGTCGCTGCATCGCCTTGGCGTGAAAGTAAAAGTCTTCGGTGTTGGCGGTCAAGTAGGTCCTTTAACTGACCCAACGGTGATGGCTTACGCAGATAAAGCCTTCAACGAGGAGTTCTATCTGGACGCTGACGCTAAAGTCGAAGAAATGGTGCGCGAGGGTGAAAAAGTCCATATCCGTTACCTCGACAAACAAGGTCAGGAACAGCGTGTGGAAGTGGACTACGTGCTGGCAGCCACCGGCCGTCGTCCTAACGTCGACAAGCTGGACATTGAAAATACTGGCATGGAATTGGATGCACGCGGTGTACCAACGGCTGACTCATACACCATGCAAACCAGTGTCGCGTCGATTTTCATCTCAGGAGATGCGAGCAACCAGATCCCATTGCTTCACGAAGCAGCGGATCAGGGCCGAATCGCCGGTGACAACGCAGGTCGATTCCCTGATATCCGAGCCGGTCTGCGCCGAAGCAAAATCGCTGCTGTGTTCTCTGATCCACAAATCGCCATGGTGGGTGAAACCTACAAAGAAATCACCGCTCGTCTTGGCACCTGTGGCTGTTTCGAAACCGGTGTGGTGTCGTTCGAAGGTCAAGGCCGCTCGCGTGTCATGTTGCGAAACAAAGGTGTGCTGCACGTTTACGGCGAGCAGGGTACCGGTCGTTTCCTTGGCGCAGAGATGATGGGCCCAAACGCAGAACATCTGGCGCACCTGTTGGCTTGGGCACACCAAAACCAAATGACCATTTCACAGATGCTGGATATGCCTTTCTATCACCCAGTGATTGAAGAAGGCGTACGTACCGCACTGCGTGACCTGAACGCCAAGCTGCACTTAGGTCCTGAAATGATCAAGCACTGCCTGGATTGCGGTCCAGGCTGTTAA
- a CDS encoding glutathione peroxidase, translating to MEFINKEGQKVPSVTFPTRKGDEWVNVTTDELFAGKTVVVFSLPGAFTPTCSSTHLPRYNELYSVFQEHGVDDILCVSVNDTFVMNAWKADQEAENITFIPDGNAEFTRGMGMAVAKDDLGFGERSWRYSMLVKDGVVEKMFIEPNEPGDPFKVSDADTMLGYIAPNHKLQESITVFSKPGCPFCAKAKQTLIDNKLQFEEIVLGQDATTVSLRAVSGRATVPQVFIGGKHIGGSDELEAYFA from the coding sequence ATGGAATTTATTAACAAAGAAGGTCAGAAAGTACCAAGCGTTACCTTCCCAACTCGCAAGGGTGATGAGTGGGTAAACGTGACCACTGACGAGCTATTTGCCGGTAAAACGGTGGTTGTATTCAGCCTGCCAGGTGCTTTCACTCCGACATGTTCTTCAACGCACCTGCCTCGCTACAACGAGCTGTACTCAGTGTTCCAAGAGCACGGTGTTGATGACATTCTTTGTGTGTCTGTAAACGATACGTTCGTGATGAACGCTTGGAAAGCAGACCAGGAAGCAGAAAACATTACTTTCATTCCAGACGGTAACGCAGAGTTTACCCGTGGCATGGGCATGGCAGTAGCGAAAGACGATTTGGGCTTTGGCGAGCGTTCATGGCGCTACAGCATGCTGGTGAAAGACGGCGTGGTAGAGAAGATGTTCATCGAGCCAAACGAGCCGGGCGACCCGTTCAAAGTGTCTGACGCAGACACCATGCTTGGCTACATTGCGCCGAACCATAAACTGCAAGAATCAATTACGGTATTCAGCAAACCAGGTTGTCCTTTCTGTGCAAAGGCAAAACAAACGCTGATTGATAACAAGCTACAGTTTGAAGAAATTGTGCTGGGTCAGGATGCAACCACTGTGAGCCTGCGAGCAGTAAGCGGCAGAGCAACAGTGCCTCAAGTATTCATTGGCGGTAAGCACATCGGTGGCAGCGACGAGCTGGAAGCGTACTTCGCATAA
- the oxyR gene encoding DNA-binding transcriptional regulator OxyR has translation MNIRDLEYLVALSEHQHFRKAAEACFVSQPTLSGQIRKLEDELGVVLLERTSRKVLFTDAGMQLVRQAQKILMEVKVLEEMASQQGEEMAGPLHIGFIPTVGPYLLPHIVPALKEAFPELELFLHEAQTHQLVQQLEEGKLDCIILASVKETEHFKEIPLYLEPMLLALPEGHKWSKAETVPMDDLRGETLLMLADGHCLRDQAMGFCFAAGAKEDSRFRATSLETLRNMVAADTGITLLPKLSVPESMQRDGVVYVKAVDPEPQRLITLDYRPGSPLRARYEKLAKVIADAMGKVCNPIG, from the coding sequence GTGAATATTCGCGATCTCGAATATCTGGTGGCTCTGTCTGAGCACCAGCACTTCAGAAAGGCAGCGGAAGCCTGTTTCGTCAGCCAGCCAACATTGAGCGGCCAGATCCGCAAGTTGGAAGATGAATTGGGTGTGGTGCTGCTGGAGCGCACCAGCCGAAAAGTGCTGTTCACTGACGCTGGCATGCAGCTTGTCCGTCAAGCACAAAAAATCCTGATGGAAGTGAAAGTGCTGGAAGAGATGGCAAGTCAGCAAGGCGAAGAAATGGCGGGGCCGCTGCACATTGGGTTTATTCCGACTGTCGGCCCGTATCTGCTTCCCCATATTGTGCCAGCGCTGAAAGAGGCATTCCCAGAGCTTGAACTTTTCCTTCACGAAGCACAGACCCATCAACTTGTGCAGCAGTTGGAAGAGGGGAAACTGGACTGCATTATTCTGGCATCCGTTAAAGAAACTGAGCACTTTAAGGAAATCCCACTGTATCTAGAGCCGATGTTGCTGGCGTTACCGGAAGGTCACAAGTGGTCAAAGGCTGAAACCGTGCCGATGGATGACCTTCGTGGCGAAACACTGTTGATGTTGGCGGATGGGCACTGTCTTCGCGATCAGGCGATGGGCTTTTGTTTTGCAGCAGGCGCGAAGGAAGACTCGCGTTTCCGTGCGACCAGTCTGGAGACCCTTCGTAACATGGTGGCGGCAGATACGGGGATCACTCTGCTGCCGAAGCTGTCTGTCCCTGAGAGTATGCAGCGTGATGGTGTGGTGTATGTGAAAGCCGTGGATCCTGAGCCTCAACGCTTGATCACCTTGGACTACCGTCCCGGTTCGCCGCTGAGAGCCCGCTATGAAAAACTGGCGAAAGTCATTGCTGATGCCATGGGCAAAGTCTGTAATCCGATAGGCTAA
- a CDS encoding penicillin-binding protein 1A, whose protein sequence is MKFIKRLLTFAIICILLGVGTIFGFYVYVKPELPDVATLKDVELQTPMQVYSADGKLISQFGEKRRIPVTYNDIPQDLIDALIATEDSRFYDHPGIDPIGITRAAIVVAMSGSAKQGASTITQQLARNFFLSNEKKVMRKIKEIFIAIHIEQLLTKQEIMELYANKIFLGYRSYGFGAAARVYFGKDLKDLTLSELATLAGMPKAPSTMNPIYSVERATNRRNVVLKRMLDEGYITRSEYEQARNEPIVSRYHGAEIELNAPYMAEMARAWAVEQYGEDVYESGIKVYTTLDSRLQNAAEKAAINNLLSYDERHGYRGAVATLWKDGAEPWDAEKIAKHLKKQPTYGELNPAVVIKIDGKAAEVELQSGGTAMLPWDGMKWARRYRTDTRQGTAPKQAADILAVGEQIWVRKVDDAWHLSQVPDANTAMVAMSPENGAIKALVGGFNFVHSKFNRATQSVRQVGSAIKPFIYSAALDQGMTLATLINDAPINKWDSSQGTAWRPKNSPPTYIGPTRARIGLATSKNVMAVRVLRKVGLDETIDFLTRFGFKHEELPRSETLALGAGSLTPMQVAQGFSVFANGGYYLKPYFISKVEDPFGKLLFTAHPQTICRENCDSNTSKLSSDNLMEEENLLDETASMENEPEFAPQVISEQNAFLTREMMEANIWGGGDWRKGTGWNGTGWRAQKPLNRRDIGGKTGTTNDSKDAWYSGFAPGLVATVWVGFDDHSRELGRTSRNANLDNSQISGAEAGAKTAQPAWIDFMVDALVDVPAQRKVVPSDIVKVRIDRDTGLLTRKNDASSMFEFFEKGTEPTDYVSSAASSGNIYESEGEELF, encoded by the coding sequence GTGAAGTTCATTAAGCGACTGCTTACCTTTGCAATAATTTGCATATTACTTGGAGTGGGTACAATTTTTGGTTTTTACGTTTATGTAAAACCTGAATTACCAGATGTTGCCACACTCAAGGATGTTGAACTGCAAACGCCAATGCAGGTGTACAGCGCAGACGGAAAACTGATTTCCCAGTTTGGTGAAAAGCGACGCATTCCAGTCACTTACAATGACATTCCACAAGATCTAATTGACGCCCTGATCGCGACTGAAGACAGCCGCTTTTATGACCACCCAGGTATCGACCCTATCGGTATTACCCGTGCCGCCATTGTTGTGGCCATGTCAGGAAGCGCCAAACAGGGTGCAAGTACCATCACCCAACAACTTGCGCGTAATTTCTTCCTTTCCAACGAAAAGAAGGTTATGCGTAAAATCAAAGAGATATTTATCGCGATCCACATCGAGCAATTGCTAACCAAACAGGAAATAATGGAACTTTACGCCAACAAAATTTTTCTGGGTTACCGCTCGTATGGATTTGGTGCTGCCGCGCGCGTTTACTTTGGTAAAGACCTTAAAGATCTGACTCTTAGTGAACTCGCCACTCTTGCAGGCATGCCAAAAGCCCCATCCACAATGAATCCGATTTATTCGGTAGAACGTGCGACCAACCGCCGTAATGTGGTGCTTAAGCGCATGCTGGATGAAGGCTATATCACCCGCTCTGAGTACGAGCAGGCGAGAAACGAACCGATTGTTTCCCGCTACCATGGCGCAGAAATCGAATTGAACGCACCTTACATGGCGGAAATGGCACGTGCTTGGGCGGTTGAGCAATACGGCGAAGATGTTTATGAATCAGGCATAAAGGTCTACACCACGCTTGATTCACGTCTGCAAAACGCAGCAGAAAAAGCCGCGATCAACAACCTCCTCTCTTATGATGAACGTCACGGCTATCGCGGTGCAGTGGCCACACTTTGGAAAGATGGTGCTGAGCCATGGGATGCAGAGAAGATTGCCAAACACCTGAAGAAACAACCTACTTATGGTGAGCTCAATCCGGCTGTTGTTATAAAGATCGACGGAAAAGCAGCCGAAGTTGAATTGCAAAGCGGTGGGACCGCAATGCTGCCTTGGGATGGAATGAAGTGGGCACGCCGCTATAGGACAGACACCCGTCAAGGCACTGCACCGAAGCAAGCAGCGGATATTCTGGCTGTTGGTGAGCAAATTTGGGTGCGCAAGGTTGACGATGCATGGCACCTGAGTCAGGTGCCGGATGCCAACACAGCCATGGTGGCCATGTCACCAGAAAACGGCGCTATCAAAGCACTGGTGGGTGGTTTTAACTTCGTTCACAGCAAGTTCAACCGCGCGACCCAGTCAGTTCGTCAGGTAGGTTCTGCTATCAAGCCGTTTATCTATTCTGCTGCATTGGATCAGGGGATGACACTGGCAACTTTGATCAATGACGCTCCCATCAATAAGTGGGACTCAAGTCAAGGAACAGCGTGGCGTCCTAAAAACTCTCCACCGACATACATTGGCCCGACCCGGGCACGCATTGGTCTGGCAACGTCTAAAAACGTCATGGCCGTCCGCGTGCTGCGCAAAGTGGGTTTGGATGAAACTATCGACTTTCTGACCCGCTTTGGCTTCAAACATGAAGAACTGCCGCGCTCTGAAACCCTGGCTTTGGGTGCTGGCAGCCTGACGCCAATGCAAGTAGCCCAAGGCTTCAGTGTGTTTGCCAACGGCGGTTACTATCTTAAGCCTTACTTCATCAGCAAAGTTGAAGACCCGTTTGGAAAGCTGCTTTTCACTGCTCACCCACAAACTATCTGCCGTGAAAATTGTGACAGTAATACGTCTAAACTCAGCTCAGATAACCTAATGGAAGAGGAAAATCTGCTGGATGAAACCGCATCCATGGAAAACGAGCCAGAATTCGCACCACAGGTCATCAGTGAGCAAAATGCCTTCCTGACCCGCGAAATGATGGAAGCTAACATCTGGGGTGGCGGCGACTGGCGTAAGGGTACTGGCTGGAACGGTACAGGCTGGCGCGCGCAAAAACCGCTTAACCGACGCGATATTGGCGGCAAGACGGGTACTACCAACGACTCCAAAGATGCGTGGTACAGCGGCTTTGCACCGGGTCTGGTGGCAACAGTATGGGTTGGGTTTGATGATCACTCACGTGAACTCGGCAGAACCTCCCGCAACGCCAATCTGGATAACTCCCAGATCTCCGGTGCGGAAGCGGGAGCAAAAACTGCGCAACCCGCTTGGATCGATTTTATGGTTGATGCGTTGGTCGACGTACCAGCACAGCGCAAAGTGGTGCCATCTGACATCGTAAAAGTGCGTATTGATCGCGACACTGGCCTGCTGACCCGCAAGAATGACGCAAGCTCAATGTTCGAATTCTTTGAGAAGGGCACCGAGCCAACCGACTATGTATCCTCCGCCGCCAGTAGCGGAAATATTTACGAGTCTGAAGGTGAAGAGCTTTTCTAA
- the pilM gene encoding type IV pilus biogenesis protein PilM — protein MFAGKTVMGIDVGAHSVRAAMIQKRGKALKLQALVVAPRQSSLDDSLKSVKKQLRKACSVPWNWPQVQIMGVPQSNVAMKRFPASLDIPEHEQYVQVGLQLSESLGLPMDELLYDFRLLPENDWVEVYACRKPMLRDTLSGLKSAGFSLSVIELQTHALMRLYKQHMTSRSDVGASLMVDVGTERLQICLGEANEGKFYRELPVPFEQHDASTEELRALYTQKLAETIQRQYQLASTQLQGTKVSTVWLSGDGAKKIDIFKLEAALGWRVRALNPLQGLSYSPKLVDGLNESAVAWSTSIGLALRGVMDEHQY, from the coding sequence ATGTTTGCTGGAAAAACCGTTATGGGGATCGATGTTGGCGCACATTCTGTTCGCGCTGCCATGATCCAAAAACGTGGCAAGGCATTAAAGCTTCAGGCTCTCGTTGTTGCACCGCGACAATCCTCCTTAGATGACTCCCTTAAATCGGTAAAAAAGCAGCTCAGAAAAGCGTGTAGTGTCCCTTGGAACTGGCCGCAGGTCCAGATCATGGGTGTGCCGCAAAGCAACGTGGCGATGAAGAGATTCCCCGCCTCCCTCGATATTCCAGAACACGAGCAGTACGTTCAGGTTGGGCTGCAACTTAGCGAAAGCCTTGGGTTACCGATGGATGAGTTGCTCTATGACTTCCGTCTACTTCCCGAAAATGATTGGGTTGAAGTCTATGCCTGCCGTAAACCCATGCTGAGAGATACGCTGTCAGGTTTGAAATCAGCAGGATTTTCGTTGTCGGTGATTGAACTCCAAACCCATGCACTGATGCGACTTTATAAACAGCACATGACGTCCCGGTCTGATGTGGGGGCTTCTTTGATGGTGGATGTCGGAACGGAGCGCTTACAAATCTGTTTGGGTGAAGCCAATGAAGGCAAATTCTACCGCGAGCTTCCCGTACCTTTTGAACAACATGACGCAAGTACAGAAGAGCTAAGGGCGCTTTACACGCAGAAGCTGGCAGAGACTATACAGCGGCAATATCAGCTGGCTTCCACTCAGCTTCAAGGGACTAAGGTCTCGACAGTCTGGCTGTCTGGAGATGGGGCGAAAAAAATCGACATTTTCAAACTGGAAGCGGCACTTGGTTGGAGAGTGAGGGCGTTGAACCCACTTCAGGGGCTGAGTTATTCACCAAAGCTTGTCGATGGCCTGAATGAGTCAGCCGTCGCCTGGTCGACATCCATTGGGCTGGCTTTGCGCGGAGTGATGGATGAACACCAGTATTAA
- a CDS encoding PilN domain-containing protein → MNTSINLLPWREMQRQAIRRRFMNKSVLVLILVSLCVIGGRWAVYNQLSIQEARNARLQQEINELNVTLREFAKREVERDELHRRLTLVNSLQKQRNNATLLFNFLPQITPDGVVLDKVSMTAGTVTIEGRSRDNAKLASLLALLEADSGAKNVQIHSIINNAAQSSLVAKNFRATFDLTDYMTLELPREESNGR, encoded by the coding sequence ATGAACACCAGTATTAATCTTCTTCCTTGGCGTGAAATGCAGCGTCAGGCAATACGCCGACGCTTTATGAACAAATCTGTGTTGGTCCTCATTCTGGTTTCCCTATGCGTGATTGGTGGCCGTTGGGCTGTCTATAACCAGCTCTCTATACAGGAGGCGAGAAATGCGCGTCTTCAGCAGGAAATCAATGAATTGAACGTCACGCTAAGGGAGTTTGCCAAACGTGAAGTCGAACGTGATGAACTTCATCGCCGCCTGACCCTCGTCAACTCGCTACAAAAACAGCGCAACAATGCCACCTTACTTTTCAATTTCTTGCCACAAATTACGCCGGATGGCGTGGTGCTGGATAAAGTCTCGATGACAGCGGGAACAGTCACGATTGAAGGACGCAGCCGAGATAACGCTAAGCTCGCCAGCCTGTTGGCTTTGCTGGAAGCTGATTCGGGTGCCAAGAATGTGCAAATCCATTCCATCATCAATAACGCTGCGCAGTCTTCTCTGGTTGCCAAGAATTTTCGCGCGACGTTTGACCTTACCGATTATATGACGCTGGAATTGCCGAGGGAGGAGAGCAATGGCCGCTGA
- a CDS encoding type 4a pilus biogenesis protein PilO, translating to MAADWRDWEIDEIPEWSATAQNILLGVLGIVVLAAALFFVVLPAQQDIGLARQDESLLRTQFRIKAEQVAALPDVDEQVAELQKFYSHLTEQLPAADELALLLAGINDTGLQYNLNFEKLNWNKGKHVGWLYQVPLDIELTGEYADMGEFSAALARLPRIVTLQDFTLSREKDKTDRLRFSVGAHTYRYEKQEEVSQ from the coding sequence ATGGCCGCTGATTGGCGCGATTGGGAAATCGATGAAATCCCTGAATGGTCAGCGACTGCGCAGAACATATTGCTGGGAGTACTGGGCATTGTTGTGCTGGCCGCAGCGTTATTTTTTGTTGTCCTACCTGCACAGCAAGATATCGGGCTAGCCAGACAAGATGAGAGTTTGCTGCGGACACAATTTCGCATCAAGGCTGAACAAGTGGCGGCACTTCCGGATGTTGATGAGCAGGTGGCAGAACTGCAGAAGTTTTATAGCCACTTGACTGAACAGTTACCTGCGGCAGATGAATTGGCTTTGCTGCTTGCCGGCATCAACGACACCGGACTTCAGTACAACCTGAATTTCGAAAAGCTCAACTGGAACAAAGGAAAGCATGTTGGCTGGTTGTATCAGGTGCCTCTGGATATAGAACTCACGGGTGAATATGCAGACATGGGCGAGTTCTCGGCCGCACTGGCAAGATTGCCACGTATCGTCACCCTCCAAGATTTCACGCTGTCACGTGAGAAAGATAAAACTGATCGATTGCGTTTCTCGGTAGGGGCACATACCTACCGCTATGAGAAGCAAGAGGAGGTTTCGCAATGA
- a CDS encoding pilus assembly protein PilP, protein MRYQVAILSVILLSGCMQEPKTQDLERFIVQTYAAAQVTATTLPPQPTYFPAPFDPGIDTDPFVLPVAMEEKELVKGDCWQPEDVLGKDPLESYELSSLEFKGVIGLPGSYWALVAAPDDSIHRVGLGRMLGNNRGRVDSISQHTLSITEHLPDGLGCWQVRNVRLALNKS, encoded by the coding sequence ATGAGATATCAAGTTGCGATACTGAGCGTGATCCTGCTTTCCGGCTGTATGCAGGAGCCCAAAACGCAAGACCTCGAGCGCTTTATCGTCCAGACCTATGCGGCAGCCCAGGTGACAGCAACAACGCTTCCGCCTCAACCGACTTACTTCCCTGCGCCTTTTGACCCAGGTATCGATACCGACCCTTTCGTGCTTCCGGTAGCCATGGAAGAAAAGGAGTTGGTGAAGGGGGACTGCTGGCAGCCGGAAGATGTCCTAGGGAAAGACCCACTCGAGAGCTACGAGCTATCGTCACTCGAGTTTAAGGGGGTTATTGGACTGCCAGGGAGCTATTGGGCATTGGTCGCAGCGCCCGATGACAGCATTCATCGCGTTGGGCTGGGCCGTATGCTGGGCAACAATCGAGGACGTGTGGACAGTATCAGTCAACACACTCTTTCTATCACAGAACACTTGCCTGACGGACTTGGCTGCTGGCAGGTACGTAACGTTAGATTGGCACTCAACAAAAGCTAA